One region of Emys orbicularis isolate rEmyOrb1 chromosome 6, rEmyOrb1.hap1, whole genome shotgun sequence genomic DNA includes:
- the CENPH gene encoding centromere protein H codes for MEPLQRVKDASQTLGKLAAHSAAAGGSVEAGAASGLGAAAGEKLDLVTLLRLREQMKQQLMEYNTTVHAGEESIPDQAIEEKLIEAATEDLEREMEQVKVSFQNKTLVLQRIQLIDALRTKLRHTDADSKLILETIKHIIMLSTAILESQQQARELEEKLNEIKKRRFALKQAGEHKLLQIHTLKKKQKEELEGMEVGEMLKRICRNLQKETQMTTLIQNIFQGIIIGSKVNWAEDPVLKAIVLQLEKNVNCI; via the exons ATGGAGCCGCTGCAGCGAGTGAAGGACGCGTCCCAAACCCTGGGGAAGCTGGCGGCTCACAGCGCTGCCGCCGGTGGATCCGTGGAGGCCGGGGCGGCctcggggctgggagctgcggctgGCGAGAAGCTGGACCTGGTGACCCTGCTCCG ACTAAGAGAACAAATGAAACAGCAACTTATGGAATATAATACAACAGTTCATGCAG GTGAAGAAAGCATTCCAGACCAAGCCATAGAAGAAAAGCTAATTGAGGC TGCCACAGAAGATCTGGAAAGAGAAATGGAACAAGTGAAAGTctcctttcaaaacaaaacactggtgTTACAAAG GATCCAGCTTATAGATGCCCTCAGAACCAAACTGAGACACACTGATGCTGACTCAAA GTTGATCTTGGAAACTATAAAACACATCATAATGCTTAGTACTGCAATACTTGAATCTCAGCAG CAAGCACGTGAGTTGGAAGAAAAACTGaatgagattaaaaaaaggaGATTCG CACTAAAGCAAGCTGGAGAACACAAACTGCTACAGATACACActctgaagaaaaaacaaaaagaggaactAGAGGGTATGGAAGTAGGTGAAATGTTAAAGAGAATATGTAGAAACTTGCAAAAAGAAACACAGATGACTACGTTAATTCAAAATATCTTCCAG GGCATCATTATTGGAAGTAAAGTCAACTGGGCAGAGGATCCAGTTTTGAAGGCAATTGTTCTACAGCTTGAGAAAAATGTGAACTGTATCTGA